In one Paenibacillus sp. JQZ6Y-1 genomic region, the following are encoded:
- a CDS encoding winged helix-turn-helix transcriptional regulator, producing MSEPIKHYNTAVEATLEVIGGKWKPVILFFLTFGKKRNGELARLLPSITQKVLTQHLKELERDGIIQRIVYNEVPPRVEYELTAYGDSLKEILHAMCRWGDQHVERTYGEQAQILAHDRFSEQEESLECCENDHSVEDMPIAIRSAAKHS from the coding sequence ATGTCGGAACCTATCAAACACTACAATACCGCCGTGGAAGCTACATTGGAAGTGATCGGTGGCAAATGGAAGCCAGTTATTCTCTTTTTCCTGACATTTGGCAAAAAGCGCAATGGCGAACTGGCGCGTCTATTGCCTTCTATTACGCAAAAGGTGTTAACCCAGCACTTAAAAGAATTGGAGCGCGACGGTATTATTCAGCGCATCGTATATAATGAGGTTCCGCCACGGGTGGAATACGAGCTGACCGCTTATGGTGACAGTCTAAAAGAGATTTTACATGCGATGTGTCGCTGGGGAGATCAGCACGTAGAGCGCACGTACGGTGAGCAGGCGCAGATTCTTGCGCATGATCGTTTTTCGGAACAAGAAGAGAGCCTAGAATGTTGTGAAAATGATCATTCTGTAGAAGATATGCCAATCGCAATCCGCAGCGCTGCTAAGCATTCTTAA
- a CDS encoding serine/threonine protein kinase: MMSKPVNRQTLPRNQKLASTYQIRRTLSVSELSIIYVARHMEHGTLHVIKEFFPAALVSRSRDRRTVKCNAANLQSKFADMMQTFRQEGKILSEVDHPGIVRYESEFEQHGTVYLVLQYYRGKTLDRHIREHPEELDAGFLQRRLFPVIDALEYIHSLGYIHRDVKPSNIMLTEDGQTLLLDFGSAVRYEDRTHQILTTAGYSPIEFYSGRSVQGPVSDIYSLAATFYFCCRGKAPVDVPKRLFNDTLEKLGTNQVASPILARVIHWGLAVSAEKRCASLKWFKIAMQAERFWNRNLVLTRGKKGQTNHASVQTSTSTIAAPDESAEQKIEQSNEAEYSLK; encoded by the coding sequence ATGATGAGCAAACCGGTGAACAGGCAAACCCTCCCCCGCAACCAGAAACTTGCCAGTACATATCAGATCCGCCGGACGTTATCGGTCAGCGAGCTGTCGATCATTTATGTGGCAAGACATATGGAGCACGGAACATTACATGTAATTAAGGAATTTTTTCCGGCAGCGCTAGTGAGCCGCAGTCGGGATCGTCGCACGGTCAAGTGTAATGCGGCGAATTTACAATCCAAATTTGCTGATATGATGCAGACCTTCCGACAAGAAGGTAAAATATTGAGCGAAGTGGATCATCCGGGCATCGTTCGTTATGAATCGGAATTTGAGCAGCATGGTACGGTGTATCTGGTGCTGCAATATTACCGAGGTAAGACGCTGGATCGTCATATCCGAGAGCACCCAGAGGAGCTGGATGCCGGATTTTTGCAGCGACGATTGTTTCCGGTTATTGATGCACTGGAATACATACACAGTCTGGGTTATATTCATCGCGATGTGAAGCCTAGCAATATTATGCTGACAGAAGATGGTCAGACGCTATTGCTGGATTTCGGTTCGGCGGTTCGTTATGAGGATCGTACGCATCAGATTCTCACCACAGCCGGATATTCGCCGATTGAGTTTTATTCGGGACGCTCTGTGCAGGGTCCGGTGTCGGACATCTACAGCTTGGCGGCGACATTCTACTTCTGCTGCCGAGGTAAGGCTCCGGTCGATGTGCCAAAACGTCTATTTAATGATACGCTGGAAAAGCTAGGTACCAATCAGGTGGCTTCGCCTATTCTGGCGCGAGTGATCCATTGGGGACTTGCTGTTTCAGCAGAAAAGCGCTGTGCCTCATTAAAATGGTTCAAAATTGCCATGCAGGCAGAGCGCTTTTGGAATCGTAATCTGGTGCTGACGCGTGGCAAAAAAGGTCAGACGAACCACGCTTCTGTGCAAACGTCTACCTCTACAATAGCTGCACCCGATGAATCGGCTGAACAGAAAATCGAGCAGTCGAACGAAGCAGAATATTCGCTTAAATAA
- a CDS encoding transcriptional regulator — MDIINQTNRTMLFEEINPEKLDLITLVGDVRGIDSLSDDKIREISQHLLVRSFDEFLNRFTPTVYSFFNAANQKVVYTLKKPEGIADDCISEIRIDQNNDFLKMLFTLIDTKRSQGITNVDFKFENLLDMISPKKVMDDIRQVRKEIHYMYGQYDQLDEGDPKKLEMGDKLNQMFEEASLNYNNVMAMLPLAIEDIKTRLLLGGSQDDRQAEEFRIGMLKIGDGGELQIVEAPKADTTELMLLDDTSTTELISVFEEDYESVSETPSMYVKDLVVRTFCPLPAVNTEVNTELEVQNYNTYLEFYKTAKDEFVKAVKPLVEKLLGVKMFFDQYATKNRGMAPSLLVTNTKLDLLVKSTNAPRLETYLNTVNSKNDFTDTVWFGIVPSIELEASNNVRVSRARFKGTEKSLRQDGNTLESLSMLLQIVKNYKVQLFFNFESGEETTFNHVATSGIDKFIDKCTPLLRQDYSEFAIPCLPNFTIIPKDKSGVIIDSRMMRTEAGVELSREKEDILKLWIEGVYVGAAYVAAGVTAAYQCPEYLKEHFKQVQRDAPGVRFDIESGDNSLRFVTTMAKEITGFTNSIKDSINRKNFGFVFSSENAQLLGKDIRRITVYKARSLAMSEDGFDSIYKTLVSTYVERILRFQTSDFKYENIVKFFSNNPSSQKSRWLGAKGSVNSIVQDGDDLNYLIDEKNNLCNIDLMFNGNVKNLEVTITKATSAARA, encoded by the coding sequence GTGGATATTATTAACCAGACAAACCGTACGATGCTCTTTGAGGAGATTAACCCGGAAAAGCTTGATTTAATCACCTTGGTTGGAGATGTTCGTGGCATTGATAGTTTGAGTGACGATAAGATTAGGGAAATCAGCCAGCATTTGCTGGTACGTAGCTTTGATGAATTTTTGAACCGTTTCACCCCGACCGTCTATTCATTTTTTAACGCTGCCAATCAGAAGGTCGTTTACACACTGAAAAAACCAGAAGGCATCGCAGATGATTGCATTTCTGAGATTCGTATTGACCAGAACAATGATTTTCTGAAAATGCTGTTCACACTGATTGATACGAAGCGCAGTCAGGGAATTACCAATGTGGACTTCAAATTTGAAAATCTACTGGATATGATCTCACCGAAAAAAGTAATGGACGATATTCGCCAAGTGCGTAAGGAAATCCACTATATGTACGGTCAGTATGATCAGCTGGATGAAGGCGATCCGAAGAAGCTGGAAATGGGCGATAAGCTGAATCAAATGTTTGAGGAAGCGAGTCTCAACTATAACAACGTGATGGCGATGCTGCCGCTGGCGATTGAGGATATTAAAACGCGGCTGCTGCTGGGCGGTTCGCAGGATGACCGACAAGCGGAGGAATTCCGTATCGGTATGCTGAAGATTGGTGACGGCGGTGAGCTGCAAATCGTAGAAGCGCCGAAGGCGGATACAACAGAGCTGATGCTGCTGGACGATACCAGCACGACTGAGCTGATCTCTGTATTCGAAGAGGATTACGAAAGTGTTAGCGAGACGCCGTCGATGTACGTCAAGGATCTGGTCGTACGCACCTTCTGTCCGCTACCTGCGGTCAACACAGAAGTGAATACTGAGCTGGAAGTACAAAATTACAACACCTATCTGGAATTTTACAAAACGGCGAAGGATGAATTCGTGAAAGCCGTGAAGCCACTAGTAGAAAAGCTGCTCGGCGTGAAAATGTTCTTCGACCAATACGCAACCAAAAATCGCGGCATGGCGCCAAGTTTGCTCGTAACAAATACGAAGCTGGATCTGCTGGTCAAAAGTACGAATGCACCGCGTTTGGAAACGTATCTGAATACAGTCAACTCCAAAAACGATTTTACCGATACTGTATGGTTTGGCATCGTGCCATCCATTGAGCTGGAAGCATCGAACAATGTACGCGTGAGCCGCGCCCGTTTCAAAGGCACTGAGAAATCGCTGCGTCAGGATGGGAATACGCTGGAATCACTATCGATGCTGCTGCAAATCGTCAAAAACTACAAAGTACAGCTGTTCTTTAACTTTGAATCCGGTGAGGAAACGACGTTCAACCATGTTGCTACATCCGGTATCGACAAATTTATCGACAAATGTACACCGCTGCTGCGTCAGGATTACAGCGAATTCGCGATTCCGTGCCTGCCGAACTTTACGATTATTCCGAAGGATAAATCGGGCGTTATTATTGACAGCCGTATGATGCGCACCGAAGCTGGTGTAGAGCTGTCGCGAGAAAAAGAAGACATTTTGAAGCTGTGGATTGAGGGTGTATATGTCGGCGCTGCTTATGTAGCTGCTGGTGTGACCGCCGCGTATCAATGCCCCGAGTACTTGAAAGAGCATTTCAAGCAGGTGCAGCGTGATGCACCGGGCGTACGCTTCGATATTGAATCCGGCGATAACAGTTTGCGCTTCGTAACGACAATGGCAAAAGAAATTACCGGCTTCACCAACAGCATCAAAGATTCAATCAACCGTAAAAACTTCGGCTTTGTCTTTTCCTCGGAAAATGCGCAGTTGCTGGGCAAGGATATTCGCCGCATTACGGTGTATAAGGCAAGAAGTCTGGCGATGTCAGAGGACGGGTTTGACTCCATTTACAAAACGCTGGTTAGCACCTATGTCGAACGCATTTTGCGCTTCCAGACGAGCGATTTCAAATACGAAAATATCGTCAAGTTTTTCAGCAACAACCCAAGTAGTCAGAAAAGCCGCTGGCTCGGCGCCAAAGGCTCGGTCAATTCGATTGTGCAGGATGGCGACGATCTTAATTATCTGATCGACGAGAAGAACAATCTGTGCAATATCGATCTGATGTTCAACGGCAATGTGAAAAATCTCGAAGTTACTATTACCAAAGCCACCAGCGCAGCTCGCGCATAA
- the recG gene encoding ATP-dependent DNA helicase RecG, which translates to MNINLDQIGVRQVSGVSASKEGELHAFGISTVLDLLEYFPFRYEDYRLKALQEVKDGDKITVEGKIVGLPVLQRYGKKSRLTCNVMVDNWMVKATWFNRHFLKDQLTTGRDIILTGKWDQRRAQMTITDSEFPDKGTQRSGSLQPVYSVGGKITQTWIRKMINQALDQYGEMIPEVLPQELIQRYKLMSRKQAIRQLHQPQDVGEGKQARRRMVYEELFMFQLKLQAYRSMNRKRSTGIVHTTDNATIREFVRSLPFELTDAQKQVELEILKDMRSPYSMNRLLQGDVGSGKTVVAAIGLFATVRSGHQGALMVPTEILAEQHVRSLKKLFEPFDITVEMLTSSVTGRRRKDLLASLQMGMTNIIVGTHALIQEDVFFRSLGLVVTDEQHRFGVNQRSILRRKGFDPDVLTMTATPIPRTLAITAFGDMDVSTISERPKGRKPITTYWVKHNMMDRVLGFISREIGQGRQAYVICPLIEESDKLDVQNAIDLYVELDQALPDTTVGLLHGRMNAAEKEETMRAFYSNETQLLVSTTVVEVGVDVPNATLMIVMDADRFGLSQLHQLRGRVGRGEHESFCILVADPKSEIGQERMRAMTETDDGFEVSRRDLELRGPGEFFGTRQSGLPEFKIADMVSDFEVLEIARNDAAKMVSSEFFWTSPEYEPLREFLQRQQVFQGELID; encoded by the coding sequence ATGAATATCAATCTGGATCAGATTGGCGTTCGGCAGGTCAGCGGCGTGAGTGCTTCCAAAGAAGGGGAGCTTCACGCCTTTGGCATCTCTACCGTACTGGATTTGTTGGAGTACTTTCCGTTCCGATATGAAGATTACCGGCTGAAGGCACTGCAAGAGGTCAAAGATGGCGACAAAATCACGGTAGAGGGCAAAATTGTCGGGCTGCCGGTATTACAACGCTATGGTAAAAAATCGCGTTTAACATGCAATGTGATGGTCGACAACTGGATGGTCAAGGCGACTTGGTTTAACCGTCACTTTTTAAAGGATCAATTGACGACCGGGCGCGATATTATTTTGACAGGCAAATGGGATCAACGTCGTGCGCAAATGACGATCACCGATTCGGAATTTCCTGATAAAGGGACACAACGTAGCGGTAGTCTGCAGCCGGTCTACTCGGTTGGTGGCAAGATTACGCAAACGTGGATTCGCAAAATGATTAATCAGGCGCTGGATCAGTATGGTGAGATGATTCCTGAGGTATTGCCGCAGGAATTGATTCAGCGATATAAATTAATGTCACGCAAACAGGCGATTCGTCAGCTGCATCAGCCACAGGATGTGGGCGAAGGTAAGCAGGCACGTCGGCGGATGGTATATGAGGAGCTGTTTATGTTTCAGCTCAAATTGCAGGCGTACCGTAGCATGAATCGTAAGCGTTCAACCGGTATTGTGCATACAACCGACAATGCAACGATTCGTGAGTTTGTGCGCAGTCTGCCATTTGAATTGACGGATGCACAGAAGCAGGTTGAGCTGGAAATTCTGAAGGATATGCGTTCGCCGTACAGCATGAACCGTTTGCTGCAAGGCGATGTCGGCTCTGGTAAAACGGTGGTGGCAGCGATTGGCTTGTTCGCAACGGTGCGATCCGGTCATCAGGGTGCATTGATGGTGCCGACCGAGATTCTGGCGGAGCAGCATGTACGCTCGCTCAAAAAGCTGTTTGAGCCGTTTGATATTACGGTGGAAATGCTAACCAGCAGCGTAACCGGACGTCGACGCAAGGATTTGCTAGCATCACTGCAAATGGGTATGACGAATATTATCGTGGGTACACATGCGCTCATTCAGGAGGATGTCTTTTTCCGCAGTCTCGGTCTTGTTGTTACGGATGAGCAGCATCGCTTTGGGGTGAATCAGCGCAGCATTTTGCGGCGGAAGGGCTTTGACCCGGATGTGCTGACGATGACGGCGACGCCGATTCCGCGTACACTGGCGATTACGGCATTTGGTGATATGGATGTATCTACGATCTCCGAACGTCCCAAAGGACGCAAGCCGATCACTACGTATTGGGTGAAGCACAATATGATGGATCGTGTGCTAGGCTTTATTTCACGCGAAATTGGTCAGGGACGGCAAGCATATGTTATCTGCCCACTAATCGAAGAGTCGGACAAGCTGGATGTGCAAAATGCGATTGATCTGTACGTCGAGCTGGATCAGGCTCTGCCGGACACTACCGTTGGACTGCTGCATGGACGGATGAATGCGGCGGAAAAAGAAGAAACGATGCGAGCGTTTTATAGTAATGAAACGCAGCTGCTTGTTTCGACTACAGTGGTCGAGGTCGGTGTCGATGTGCCGAATGCGACGCTGATGATCGTGATGGATGCAGATCGATTTGGATTATCCCAGCTGCATCAGCTGCGTGGGCGCGTCGGTCGGGGGGAGCACGAATCGTTCTGTATTTTAGTTGCCGATCCGAAGTCTGAGATTGGACAGGAACGGATGCGAGCGATGACAGAGACGGATGATGGATTCGAGGTATCAAGGCGCGATCTGGAGCTGCGCGGACCGGGTGAATTTTTCGGGACACGTCAGAGCGGATTACCGGAGTTTAAGATTGCCGATATGGTCAGTGATTTTGAAGTGCTGGAGATTGCTCGCAACGACGCTGCTAAGATGGTTTCAAGTGAATTCTTCTGGACATCGCCGGAATACGAGCCGTTGCGCGAGTTTTTGCAACGTCAGCAGGTATTTCAGGGTGAGCTGATCGACTAA
- a CDS encoding LytR/AlgR family response regulator transcription factor — translation MKAIVVEDEFLARQELEYYIQTYSSIEITGSFDDGLDVLKYVQNHEIDAIFLDINIPSLDGVLLAHNISKFSRKPYIIFITAYKEHAAEAFEIEAFDYILKPYSESRITSMLTKLEATYEREHGEQAQNHAAPPATWQPERPWQQVAQAGTQPDVNPHSVGSSRAFVHPAGQQSPVSHNIHALQGKISLWKNDNIQVIPVDDVYYASASEKVTNVFTRRDQYTVSTSISEFQATLPDDYFFRCHRSYIVNISKIREIVPWFNNTYLLRLHDLNDEVPVSRSKVKEFRQIMNI, via the coding sequence ATGAAGGCGATTGTAGTGGAAGACGAATTTCTGGCGCGTCAGGAGCTGGAATACTATATTCAAACGTACAGCAGCATCGAGATCACCGGCAGCTTTGACGATGGTCTGGATGTGCTGAAATATGTACAAAATCACGAGATCGACGCTATTTTCCTCGATATTAATATTCCATCATTGGATGGGGTATTGCTAGCGCACAATATTAGCAAGTTTTCACGCAAGCCGTATATTATTTTCATTACGGCATACAAGGAGCATGCAGCAGAGGCGTTCGAGATTGAGGCATTTGATTATATTTTGAAGCCGTATAGTGAATCGCGGATTACCTCGATGCTAACCAAGTTGGAAGCAACCTATGAGCGTGAGCATGGCGAACAAGCGCAGAATCATGCTGCGCCACCTGCGACATGGCAACCGGAACGACCATGGCAGCAGGTGGCGCAAGCCGGTACGCAACCCGATGTCAACCCACATTCCGTCGGCAGTAGTCGTGCCTTTGTCCATCCGGCAGGTCAGCAATCTCCTGTCAGTCATAACATCCATGCGCTGCAAGGCAAGATCAGCCTGTGGAAAAACGACAATATTCAGGTTATTCCAGTTGATGATGTGTATTATGCCTCTGCCAGTGAAAAGGTGACCAATGTGTTCACACGGCGTGATCAATATACCGTCAGCACTAGCATTTCAGAGTTTCAAGCAACATTGCCGGATGATTATTTCTTCCGTTGTCATCGCTCATATATCGTCAATATTAGCAAAATTCGTGAAATTGTCCCTTGGTTTAACAATACGTATCTACTGCGACTGCATGATCTGAATGATGAAGTGCCTGTCAGCCGCAGTAAAGTCAAAGAGTTCCGGCAGATCATGAATATATAA
- a CDS encoding sensor histidine kinase, protein MNDIVTPIILLQLFERAALLLICLFLLSKLPHFRQIFQKEVLDTKDRIILSIIFSGFAILGTYTGINVEGSLVNVRIIAIVSGGILFGWPVGLITGIVSGVHRYLIDIDGVTSIPCLITSITAGIVSGYIHNKVSSHKRWLIGIIAGMACEALTMILILVMSHPYALGREIVSIIALPMILGQISVGLIVLFVQGVEGERENIAARQAKLALDIANKTLPYFRSINSDSLRKICTIIRQDIHADAVAITDKRYILAYVGLGEERYNIGHEIITDATKQAISSGEIVLINDDAEGKVPNIQSLIIIPLKEKGDVTGTLKIYYRNAHKITYSLKTLAVGLSQIISTLMEVSRIEQMKEMANRAEIKALQTSINPHFLFNALNAIASSIRINPDNAREMIINLSGYLRHSLEWSDELIDINKELGQVVNYVEIEKARFGSKLNVVYDIDEVEVKMPSLIIQPLVENAIVHGILKGRGSGTVTLSVKDIGEYVEITVEDTGTGIDPDVIDKVYRGKMPENRIGLSNVHQRVKLIYGEGLQIERLDKGTSIRFKIKKERRAS, encoded by the coding sequence TTGAATGATATTGTAACACCGATTATTTTATTACAGCTGTTTGAGCGGGCGGCACTATTGCTAATTTGTTTGTTTTTATTAAGCAAGCTGCCGCATTTTCGTCAGATTTTTCAGAAGGAAGTGCTGGATACGAAGGATCGTATTATCCTGTCGATTATTTTCAGCGGCTTCGCCATTCTCGGTACGTATACAGGGATTAATGTAGAAGGATCGCTGGTGAATGTACGGATTATTGCAATTGTGTCTGGCGGTATTCTATTTGGCTGGCCCGTGGGACTGATTACAGGGATTGTATCTGGTGTTCATCGTTATTTGATTGATATTGACGGAGTCACCTCGATTCCGTGTCTCATTACGAGCATCACTGCCGGGATTGTATCCGGGTATATTCATAATAAGGTCAGCAGTCATAAGCGCTGGTTGATCGGGATTATCGCTGGTATGGCGTGTGAGGCATTAACGATGATTCTCATTTTGGTCATGTCACATCCGTATGCGCTGGGACGGGAGATTGTATCGATTATCGCACTGCCCATGATTCTTGGTCAGATCAGTGTTGGATTGATTGTGCTATTCGTACAAGGCGTAGAAGGAGAGCGGGAAAATATTGCCGCTCGTCAGGCGAAGCTGGCGCTCGATATTGCCAATAAAACGCTGCCGTATTTCCGCTCCATCAATAGCGATTCATTAAGGAAAATCTGTACCATCATCCGACAGGATATTCATGCCGATGCGGTGGCGATTACCGATAAGCGCTATATTTTGGCGTATGTCGGTCTGGGCGAGGAGCGTTATAATATTGGTCACGAGATTATAACGGATGCGACCAAGCAGGCAATCTCTAGCGGGGAGATTGTACTGATCAATGACGACGCCGAGGGCAAGGTGCCGAATATTCAGTCGCTGATTATTATTCCACTCAAGGAAAAGGGCGATGTGACTGGTACGCTGAAAATCTACTACCGTAATGCCCACAAAATCACCTATTCACTGAAAACGCTCGCTGTCGGTTTATCTCAGATCATCTCCACTCTGATGGAAGTATCACGCATCGAGCAGATGAAGGAGATGGCAAATCGCGCTGAGATCAAAGCGCTGCAAACGAGCATCAATCCACACTTTCTATTCAACGCGCTGAATGCTATCGCTTCATCCATCCGTATCAACCCAGATAATGCACGTGAGATGATTATCAATCTGTCTGGCTATTTGCGTCATAGTCTGGAATGGAGCGACGAGCTGATCGATATTAACAAGGAATTGGGACAGGTCGTCAATTATGTGGAAATTGAGAAGGCGCGCTTTGGCAGCAAGCTGAATGTGGTTTACGATATTGATGAGGTGGAAGTGAAAATGCCAAGTCTGATCATTCAGCCACTGGTGGAGAATGCGATTGTACATGGTATTTTAAAAGGGCGCGGTTCCGGTACGGTGACGTTATCAGTCAAAGATATTGGCGAATATGTAGAAATTACAGTCGAGGATACAGGCACTGGTATCGACCCAGATGTCATCGACAAAGTGTATCGCGGCAAAATGCCTGAAAATCGGATCGGCCTGTCCAATGTACATCAGCGTGTGAAGCTGATCTATGGTGAAGGGCTTCAGATCGAACGACTGGACAAAGGCACAAGCATCCGATTCAAAATCAAAAAGGAGCGGAGGGCATCATGA
- a CDS encoding L-lactate MFS transporter yields the protein MGLGTIYTWSLFNQPLVDKFGWQLSSVAITFSITSFALAFATLFSGKLQEKWGIRRLIGTAGIVLGVGLMLSSQVSSLSLLYILAGVVVGFADGTAYMTSLSNLIKWFPERKGLISGISVGAYGTGSLIFKYINGALIGSVGVSMAFLYWGIIVLAMIVIGSRLIREAVVSEAPAVAKASQVKDGTTSTTTVATPAIAHNYTVKEMLKTKQAYLLFIMFFSACMSGLYLIGIVKDIGVQLAGLDLATAANAVAMIAIFNTVGRIILGALSDKVGRLKVVCGTFIVTAAAVAVLSFVPLNFGIFFAAVAAIAFCFGGNITVFPAIVSDFFGLKNHGKNYGIIYQGFGIGALAGSFIAAWMGGFKPTFIVIGILCVISFLIAALIKPPVYGERLEEQPDNAKSKWKPEPHTVR from the coding sequence ATGGGTTTGGGTACCATTTATACATGGAGCTTGTTCAACCAGCCACTTGTCGATAAATTCGGTTGGCAGCTTAGCTCGGTCGCTATTACATTTTCGATTACAAGCTTCGCGCTTGCTTTTGCTACCTTGTTCTCCGGTAAATTGCAGGAAAAATGGGGAATCCGTCGTCTGATCGGAACCGCTGGTATTGTACTCGGCGTTGGTCTGATGCTCAGCTCGCAAGTATCGTCGCTGTCGCTGCTGTATATTCTGGCTGGCGTTGTCGTCGGTTTTGCAGATGGTACCGCGTATATGACTTCTCTGTCGAACCTGATTAAATGGTTCCCAGAACGGAAAGGTCTAATCTCCGGTATCTCGGTCGGCGCTTACGGAACAGGTAGTCTGATCTTCAAATACATTAACGGCGCTCTGATTGGTTCGGTTGGCGTATCGATGGCATTTCTGTACTGGGGCATCATCGTATTGGCGATGATCGTAATTGGTTCGCGACTGATTCGTGAAGCTGTAGTCAGCGAAGCACCGGCTGTTGCCAAGGCATCGCAAGTGAAAGATGGTACAACATCGACTACAACTGTGGCTACACCAGCTATTGCTCATAACTACACAGTCAAAGAAATGCTGAAAACAAAACAAGCGTATCTGCTGTTCATCATGTTCTTTAGCGCTTGTATGAGTGGACTGTATTTGATCGGTATTGTCAAAGACATCGGCGTACAGTTGGCTGGTCTGGATCTGGCAACAGCCGCTAATGCTGTCGCTATGATCGCAATCTTCAACACTGTCGGTCGTATCATTCTCGGCGCGCTGTCGGATAAAGTTGGTCGTCTCAAAGTAGTATGCGGTACATTTATCGTAACTGCTGCAGCAGTTGCTGTACTGAGCTTTGTACCGTTGAACTTCGGTATCTTCTTCGCCGCTGTAGCTGCCATTGCCTTTTGCTTCGGTGGGAACATTACCGTTTTCCCAGCGATCGTCAGCGATTTCTTCGGTCTAAAAAATCATGGCAAAAACTATGGTATCATCTATCAAGGGTTTGGTATTGGCGCCCTTGCTGGTTCGTTTATCGCAGCTTGGATGGGTGGCTTCAAACCAACCTTTATTGTAATCGGCATCCTGTGTGTGATCTCGTTCCTGATCGCTGCACTAATCAAACCGCCCGTGTATGGCGAACGGTTGGAAGAACAACCCGACAATGCCAAATCCAAATGGAAACCCGAACCTCACACCGTTCGATAA
- a CDS encoding SDR family oxidoreductase, with amino-acid sequence MTNQSSSSSSVNRPPNVALVIGANGVIGSNLIQHLLTLPDWHIIGVSRRGGTDREQLRYISVDLLDPNDAAYKLGILKGVTHIFYAAYQDRPSWAELVEPNVTMLVNVLNAVEPANPDLQHVSLMQGYKVYGAHLGPFKTPALEQDAAPMPPEFNMAQQQFLEQRQQGKSWTWSAMRPSVVCGVALGNPMNLALVIAVYASVSRELGIPLRFPGKPGAYHSLLEMTDATLLAKATVWAATEPQCANQALNINNGDLFRWNDLWPKIAAYFDMKMAPPLPMPLDVMMQDKEPVWQHMIEMYDLQPHPYSDVSSWAFGDFVFSWDYDFFADGSKARRLGFHEFVHTEQMFWDIFDELRRQRIIPS; translated from the coding sequence ATGACCAACCAATCTTCTTCCTCTTCTTCTGTGAATCGTCCCCCCAATGTTGCACTTGTGATCGGTGCAAATGGGGTCATTGGCAGCAATTTGATTCAGCATTTGCTGACTTTGCCGGATTGGCATATTATCGGCGTATCGCGTCGCGGTGGTACGGATCGTGAGCAGTTGCGTTATATAAGTGTGGATCTGCTAGATCCGAACGATGCCGCATATAAGCTAGGCATATTGAAGGGAGTCACGCATATTTTTTATGCGGCGTATCAGGATCGTCCAAGCTGGGCAGAATTGGTAGAACCGAATGTGACGATGCTAGTAAATGTGCTGAATGCAGTCGAACCAGCGAATCCTGATTTGCAGCATGTGAGCTTGATGCAGGGCTACAAAGTATACGGTGCGCATCTCGGACCGTTCAAAACACCGGCGTTGGAGCAGGACGCCGCGCCGATGCCACCCGAATTCAATATGGCACAGCAGCAGTTTCTGGAGCAGCGCCAACAGGGCAAAAGCTGGACTTGGTCAGCGATGCGTCCATCTGTTGTCTGCGGTGTCGCGCTTGGCAATCCGATGAATCTGGCGCTTGTGATCGCGGTCTATGCGTCGGTATCGCGCGAGCTGGGCATTCCGCTGCGCTTTCCCGGCAAACCGGGCGCGTATCATTCGCTATTGGAAATGACCGATGCTACGCTACTAGCAAAGGCAACGGTGTGGGCAGCCACTGAGCCGCAATGCGCCAATCAAGCATTGAACATCAACAATGGCGATCTGTTCCGGTGGAATGATCTATGGCCGAAGATTGCGGCTTATTTTGATATGAAGATGGCTCCACCGTTGCCAATGCCACTGGATGTGATGATGCAAGATAAAGAGCCTGTATGGCAGCATATGATTGAAATGTATGATTTGCAGCCGCACCCTTATAGCGATGTATCCTCATGGGCATTTGGCGATTTTGTATTCAGTTGGGATTATGACTTTTTCGCGGATGGTAGTAAAGCACGTCGACTTGGTTTTCATGAGTTTGTGCATACGGAGCAGATGTTTTGGGATATATTCGACGAGTTGCGGCGTCAGCGGATTATTCCGAGTTGA